One region of Thiorhodovibrio frisius genomic DNA includes:
- a CDS encoding GbsR/MarR family transcriptional regulator — translation MKLTPTTEKFILHWGEMGSRWGVNRTVAQIHALLYLAEKSLNAEQISETLGVARSNVSTSLKELQSWGLVKVIHRMGDRRDYFESQKDVWDIFFVISEERKRRELDPTLTLLRECVLEGEADKKTSPVVKERIQETLLFLEQITGWYEQIRKLDPKTLSRLMKLGSKIKNLLSN, via the coding sequence ATGAAGCTGACACCGACCACAGAGAAATTCATCCTCCACTGGGGTGAAATGGGTTCACGCTGGGGGGTTAACCGCACCGTGGCGCAGATTCATGCCCTGCTCTACCTGGCCGAGAAGTCGCTCAACGCCGAGCAGATCAGCGAAACCCTCGGGGTGGCCCGCTCCAATGTTAGTACCAGCCTGAAGGAGCTGCAGTCGTGGGGGCTGGTCAAGGTGATCCACCGGATGGGCGATCGGCGCGACTATTTCGAATCGCAAAAGGATGTCTGGGACATTTTTTTTGTCATCAGCGAGGAGCGGAAGCGGCGCGAACTCGATCCAACCCTAACCCTGTTGCGCGAGTGCGTTCTGGAGGGGGAGGCGGATAAGAAGACCAGTCCAGTGGTAAAAGAGCGCATCCAAGAGACGCTGCTGTTTCTCGAGCAGATCACCGGCTGGTATGAGCAGATCCGGAAACTCGACCCCAAGACCCTGAGTAGGCTGATGAAACTGGGGAGCAAGATCAAGAACCTGCTCAGCAATTAG
- a CDS encoding NAD(P)H-binding protein gives MNILLTGAGGFIGSHLLRALTREGHWVVACVRNLQGAKRSVVVADYIACDFARDLGEEAWLPRLTNIDVIINAVGIIRESCGQRFAALHTDTPIALFRAAAKAGVRKVIQISALGADAGARSQYHLSKRAADEALAGLDIDWTILCPSIVYGAGAKSTALFRALASLPFTPLVGDGNQRIQPLHIDDLVRAVVQAVEDNSTNRQHIELVGPHAITMRELLAKQRQWLDGGELRPLAIPYPLALRLAQLGGFLGATPIDRGSVEMLQRGNCADVTPLIAAFNFRPQSLDAMLQKTPASDADRWHARLYFLAPLLRYSLALLWIFTAITSAFLYPQEKSYALLEEVGIDEIAQPFFLYGAALLDLLLGTALLLRRHVTAVALLQIATILAYSLIITITLPEFWLHPYGPISKNIPLLVATLIMLQLERK, from the coding sequence ATGAATATCCTCCTCACAGGTGCCGGTGGCTTTATCGGTTCCCACCTGCTGCGTGCCCTGACACGCGAGGGGCATTGGGTGGTGGCCTGCGTGCGCAATCTCCAGGGGGCCAAGAGGTCCGTCGTCGTCGCCGACTATATTGCCTGCGACTTTGCCCGTGACCTTGGTGAAGAGGCATGGCTGCCTCGGCTGACAAATATCGATGTGATTATCAATGCGGTCGGCATCATTCGCGAGAGCTGCGGCCAGCGCTTTGCCGCCCTTCACACTGATACCCCGATAGCCCTCTTTCGCGCCGCGGCAAAAGCCGGGGTTAGAAAGGTTATCCAAATCTCCGCCCTCGGTGCCGATGCGGGGGCACGGAGCCAATATCACCTGAGCAAGCGGGCGGCGGATGAGGCGCTGGCTGGTCTCGATATCGACTGGACCATCTTGTGCCCCTCCATCGTCTACGGTGCCGGGGCGAAGAGCACCGCCCTTTTCCGCGCATTGGCATCACTGCCGTTCACGCCACTTGTTGGCGACGGGAACCAACGGATACAGCCGCTCCATATCGACGACTTGGTCCGGGCAGTGGTGCAGGCAGTGGAAGATAACTCAACCAACCGGCAACACATTGAGCTGGTCGGCCCGCATGCCATCACCATGCGTGAGCTGCTGGCGAAACAGCGACAGTGGCTCGATGGGGGGGAGCTACGCCCACTCGCCATCCCCTATCCGCTCGCACTAAGGCTGGCGCAACTGGGCGGTTTTCTCGGCGCGACACCTATCGACAGGGGGAGTGTGGAGATGCTGCAACGCGGCAACTGCGCCGATGTTACGCCGCTTATTGCGGCGTTTAACTTCCGACCGCAATCACTTGATGCGATGTTGCAGAAGACACCCGCCAGTGATGCCGACCGTTGGCACGCCCGGCTCTACTTTCTCGCCCCGCTGCTGCGCTACTCCCTGGCGCTGCTGTGGATTTTCACTGCGATAACTTCTGCCTTCCTCTATCCGCAGGAAAAGAGCTATGCACTCCTAGAAGAGGTGGGCATTGATGAGATCGCCCAGCCGTTTTTCCTCTATGGTGCGGCGCTGCTCGACCTCCTGCTCGGCACCGCCCTGCTGTTGCGCCGCCATGTCACCGCAGTGGCACTGCTGCAGATCGCCACTATCCTCGCCTACAGCCTAATCATCACCATTACCCTGCCGGAGTTCTGGCTCCACCCCTACGGCCCTATTAGCAAGAACATTCCTCTGCTGGTGGCTACTTTGATAATGCTGCAACTGGAGAGAAAGTGA
- a CDS encoding DUF2269 family protein, whose translation MDYLTLKSIHILSSILLFGTGLGSAFYKYFADRSGNVAAIAITNRLVVWADWLFTTPTMLIQPLSGFLLLHILGFDWGAPWVVTTLVLYTLAGGCWLPVVWLQIRMREISNRAVEHGEPLAPIYHRYRRIWFWLGVPAFVAMVAIVLLMVFKPTL comes from the coding sequence ATGGACTACCTAACGTTAAAGAGCATTCATATCCTCAGCTCCATCCTGCTGTTCGGCACTGGACTGGGCAGCGCCTTCTACAAATACTTCGCTGATCGCAGTGGCAATGTCGCCGCAATCGCCATCACCAACCGGCTGGTGGTGTGGGCCGATTGGCTCTTTACCACCCCGACGATGCTTATCCAACCATTGAGCGGTTTCTTGCTGCTGCACATTCTCGGCTTCGATTGGGGTGCCCCCTGGGTGGTGACTACCCTAGTGCTCTATACGCTTGCTGGCGGCTGTTGGCTGCCAGTGGTGTGGCTACAGATCCGTATGCGGGAGATCAGCAACCGTGCGGTCGAGCATGGCGAGCCGCTGGCCCCGATCTATCACCGCTACCGGCGCATCTGGTTCTGGCTCGGCGTCCCCGCCTTCGTTGCCATGGTGGCTATTGTTCTGTTGATGGTGTTCAAACCCACACTATAG